The proteins below come from a single Halomonas binhaiensis genomic window:
- a CDS encoding ABC transporter substrate-binding protein: protein MPDASSNTATSGPYVQRSKVTLRVLGTSVTLLENIRQQARSDLGIDITFEVQDGVAAQRLGVLAPHSFDIYDQWFHNVDFVWPANAIQPIQLERIHYWDAINELPKTGRLTPHSPLGAGSNPVDRLYVQPGGSCGSRPSEQITMLPVSHNVDSFGYRLDMLPEGLSADQESWSWLLDERWQGLVSLQNDSAIGAIDAALAAQASGLIQFEDIGNLSVKEIDALIDCLINFKQRRHFRTFWSNQGQSATDMARGKVGIESLWSPAINDLKQRHIEVRLASPQEGYRAWYGGMSISREVRGRTLDAAYEYMNWWLSGWPGAVMARQGYYISTSSLTRPHLSTAEWDYWYAGKPAIEDLCGPMSNDVMIQRGEVRDGGDYFSRMSKIAVWNTVMDEHNYLVRRWNDFMSA, encoded by the coding sequence ATGCCTGATGCGTCTTCCAATACCGCAACCAGCGGGCCCTACGTCCAGCGTAGCAAGGTCACGCTGCGTGTCCTCGGTACCTCGGTCACTCTACTGGAGAACATTCGCCAACAAGCCCGCAGCGATCTCGGTATTGATATCACCTTTGAAGTCCAGGATGGCGTCGCCGCGCAGCGGCTCGGCGTTCTGGCACCACACAGCTTCGATATCTATGACCAGTGGTTTCACAATGTCGACTTCGTATGGCCGGCCAACGCCATCCAGCCGATTCAGCTGGAGCGTATCCATTACTGGGATGCGATCAATGAACTGCCCAAGACAGGGCGCCTGACGCCACACTCTCCACTAGGCGCAGGCAGCAACCCTGTGGATCGGCTTTATGTACAACCCGGTGGCAGCTGTGGTTCACGCCCTAGCGAGCAAATTACCATGCTGCCAGTTAGTCACAATGTGGACAGTTTTGGTTATCGTCTCGATATGTTGCCCGAAGGGCTCAGTGCTGATCAGGAGAGTTGGAGCTGGCTACTCGATGAACGCTGGCAAGGGCTGGTTAGCCTGCAGAATGACAGCGCTATAGGCGCCATTGATGCGGCTCTTGCCGCTCAGGCCTCCGGGCTCATCCAGTTCGAAGACATCGGTAACCTAAGTGTGAAAGAGATTGATGCCCTGATTGACTGTCTGATCAACTTCAAGCAACGCCGTCATTTTCGTACGTTCTGGAGCAATCAAGGCCAATCTGCCACCGACATGGCACGCGGCAAGGTTGGCATTGAAAGCCTTTGGTCACCTGCCATAAACGATCTCAAGCAGCGCCATATCGAGGTTCGTCTCGCCTCACCTCAGGAAGGCTATCGTGCCTGGTATGGCGGTATGTCTATCTCTCGCGAGGTCAGAGGCCGCACTCTGGATGCCGCATACGAATACATGAACTGGTGGCTATCAGGCTGGCCCGGGGCCGTCATGGCCAGACAAGGGTATTACATCTCCACGTCATCACTGACCCGACCACACCTGTCCACTGCCGAATGGGACTACTGGTACGCCGGCAAACCTGCCATCGAAGACCTCTGCGGCCCAATGAGTAACGATGTCATGATACAACGTGGCGAGGTACGCGACGGTGGCGACTACTTTTCTCGCATGAGCAAGATCGCGGTCTGGAATACTGTCATGGACGAACACAATTATCTGGTACGGCGCTGGAACGACTTCATGTCGGCATGA
- a CDS encoding YcgL domain-containing protein codes for MAKVTMKDKLLCEIYKSSRKEEMYLYVDKRRGLQDVPAALLEHFGKAIPAMTMILTADKTLARTSGAAVMEAIAEQGFYLQMPPAREDYMLDLYRTPTEARY; via the coding sequence ATGGCCAAGGTAACGATGAAAGACAAGCTGCTGTGTGAGATCTACAAGAGCTCACGCAAGGAAGAGATGTATCTCTACGTGGACAAGCGCCGAGGCCTCCAGGATGTTCCCGCTGCACTGCTGGAACATTTTGGCAAGGCCATTCCTGCGATGACCATGATTCTGACGGCTGACAAGACGCTGGCGCGAACCAGTGGAGCTGCAGTGATGGAGGCCATTGCCGAACAGGGCTTCTACCTGCAGATGCCTCCCGCCAGGGAAGACTACATGCTCGACCTGTATCGCACACCGACAGAAGCAAGATACTGA
- a CDS encoding CobW family GTP-binding protein has product MGNVTTMADLHQRLPVHVISGFLGSGKTTLLKSILSNEDFGDSAVLINEFGEVGLDDRLVREVAEDAVLLKSGCVCCSIRGELSDALQRLLTQREEQQVPPFKRIVLETTGLADPGPITSTITADPVLRHHLSTGIAVTVVDAINARASYQHHPVWASQVAAADRLIISKTSLSSAIDLDELRQRLAAINPSAQCLDADSLGANTDSLFNDNIPPSHFSPSQARQWLGPWQLGTSQRHLQQLADIKTFRLRLEGDVDWTCFGLWLSMLLNRHGTHLLRVKGLLHVQGSPYPVVLHGVQHTIHPPEHLTTWPPGDRRSELVFITRGITGEAVANSLKIFMEQLSDHSAPRILHA; this is encoded by the coding sequence ATGGGAAACGTGACAACGATGGCTGACCTCCACCAACGGCTGCCAGTGCATGTCATTTCGGGTTTCCTCGGCAGCGGCAAGACCACGCTACTGAAATCGATCCTCTCCAACGAAGACTTTGGCGACAGTGCGGTACTGATCAATGAATTCGGCGAAGTTGGCCTTGATGACCGCCTAGTGAGAGAAGTTGCAGAGGATGCGGTACTGCTGAAGAGCGGCTGTGTGTGCTGCAGCATTCGCGGCGAGCTTTCCGATGCCTTGCAGCGCCTGCTCACTCAACGTGAGGAACAGCAGGTCCCGCCATTCAAACGCATCGTGCTGGAAACCACCGGCCTCGCTGATCCCGGTCCTATTACCTCGACCATCACAGCAGACCCAGTATTGCGCCACCATCTCAGTACCGGAATCGCGGTGACTGTCGTCGATGCCATCAACGCCCGAGCCAGCTACCAGCACCATCCTGTCTGGGCCAGCCAGGTCGCTGCCGCAGATCGACTGATCATCAGCAAGACCTCTTTGAGCTCAGCGATAGATCTCGACGAACTGCGACAACGCCTGGCTGCTATCAACCCTTCTGCCCAGTGCCTGGATGCCGATAGCCTGGGGGCAAACACCGATTCCCTGTTCAACGACAATATCCCCCCATCCCATTTCAGCCCCAGCCAGGCACGCCAGTGGCTGGGGCCATGGCAACTTGGTACCAGCCAGCGCCATCTGCAGCAGCTTGCCGACATCAAGACCTTCCGCCTCCGCCTGGAGGGAGATGTGGACTGGACCTGCTTTGGCCTATGGCTGTCGATGCTGCTCAATCGTCATGGTACCCATCTATTACGTGTCAAAGGCTTACTCCACGTTCAGGGTTCCCCTTACCCGGTTGTGCTGCACGGTGTGCAACACACGATCCATCCTCCTGAACACCTGACTACCTGGCCTCCCGGTGATCGGCGCTCGGAGCTGGTCTTCATCACTCGTGGTATCACGGGAGAGGCCGTGGCAAACTCGCTGAAAATCTTCATGGAACAATTGAGCGACCACTCCGCCCCCAGGATCCTTCATGCCTGA
- the recR gene encoding recombination mediator RecR produces MSFSPLVEQLMEALRVLPGVGPKTAQRMAMHLLERNREGGERLAAVMREAVERVGYCQRCRTLTEEPLCGLCESPRRDDSLLCVVESPADMLAIEDAGGYQGRYFVLHGHLSPLDGIGPEDIGLDQLDTLMEEGQVQEVVLATNPTVEGEATAHYIAAQIQRHGARLSRLAYGVPMGGELEYVDGGTLSRAFSGRLPFLGE; encoded by the coding sequence ATGAGCTTTTCTCCTCTTGTCGAGCAATTGATGGAAGCACTGCGTGTGCTTCCTGGAGTGGGCCCCAAGACCGCTCAGCGCATGGCCATGCACTTGCTGGAGCGTAACCGGGAAGGTGGCGAGCGCCTGGCCGCAGTGATGCGAGAAGCGGTTGAACGGGTGGGCTACTGTCAGCGTTGTCGAACTTTGACTGAAGAGCCGTTATGCGGCCTATGTGAAAGTCCCCGTCGTGATGACAGCCTGCTGTGTGTCGTCGAGTCACCGGCAGACATGCTGGCGATCGAAGACGCCGGTGGTTATCAGGGCCGTTACTTTGTCCTGCATGGTCACCTTTCGCCGCTTGATGGTATCGGCCCCGAGGATATCGGTCTGGATCAACTGGATACCTTGATGGAAGAGGGGCAGGTGCAGGAGGTAGTGCTGGCCACCAATCCTACCGTGGAAGGTGAAGCCACTGCCCACTACATAGCCGCCCAGATCCAGCGTCATGGCGCGCGCCTGTCGCGATTGGCCTATGGTGTTCCCATGGGCGGTGAACTTGAGTACGTCGATGGCGGCACCCTGAGTCGCGCCTTCTCCGGTCGCTTGCCGTTTCTCGGTGAGTGA
- a CDS encoding amidase family protein, which produces MTIFPDTALELGQAIAQGELNPVDITEHCLGLAQHSDSVFISLTEERALREARASAARQQSGARHGPLDGVPIAWKDLFDITGTCTTAGSRVLSASPAQQDANAVRHLSGAGMVCIGKTNLTELAYSGLGLNPHYGTPHCTPGDGPTRAPGGSSSGSAIAVAQRIVPAAIGTDTAGSLRVPAAFNGLCAYRPSQQRHDRIGTTPLARSLDTIGVIARTLDDCVAIDDAMRGHATRQRTPSQPNTSLLIVDTAILEDQRLEPSVRDHLLHRAKQLREAGFMVVERPLQSIADTLDDIHRIGWLGAAEAYTEYRALLESNAAHEMDPRVRQRLLNTCQMPPDAVVTLYRRRQELIEQLSKELGGAVLLTPTVAHIAPELAPLEQDAELFAEVNLATLRLSMVASLLDCPAVALPCGRHNQQHTSMQLSASRGQDEALLRTALAVDQCLTAFPTPTTS; this is translated from the coding sequence ATGACCATCTTTCCTGACACTGCGCTGGAACTAGGCCAAGCCATCGCACAAGGCGAGTTGAACCCAGTCGACATCACCGAGCATTGTCTTGGCCTGGCCCAGCATAGCGACAGTGTCTTTATTTCACTGACCGAAGAGCGGGCCCTGAGAGAAGCACGGGCATCCGCTGCCCGCCAGCAGTCGGGAGCCCGACATGGCCCTCTTGATGGGGTTCCGATTGCGTGGAAAGACCTGTTCGATATCACGGGAACCTGCACGACGGCTGGAAGCCGTGTACTGAGTGCCAGCCCGGCCCAGCAGGATGCCAACGCCGTGCGCCATTTGAGTGGCGCGGGCATGGTATGTATCGGCAAGACCAACCTGACCGAACTGGCTTATTCTGGCCTGGGTCTCAACCCCCACTATGGTACGCCACACTGCACCCCCGGCGATGGGCCGACGCGAGCACCTGGAGGTTCCAGTTCGGGTTCCGCCATCGCGGTGGCCCAACGCATCGTACCTGCGGCCATCGGCACCGATACCGCCGGATCACTGCGTGTTCCTGCAGCCTTCAATGGACTGTGCGCCTACCGACCCAGCCAGCAGCGCCACGACCGTATAGGCACTACACCTCTGGCGCGTAGCCTCGATACTATCGGCGTCATTGCCCGCACCCTCGATGATTGCGTAGCGATTGACGATGCCATGCGCGGTCATGCCACCCGCCAGCGAACGCCTTCACAGCCGAATACCAGCCTGCTGATAGTAGACACCGCCATCCTCGAGGATCAAAGACTTGAGCCCAGTGTACGCGACCACTTGCTACACCGTGCCAAGCAACTCCGAGAGGCAGGGTTCATGGTTGTCGAGCGTCCATTGCAGAGCATTGCCGATACTCTCGACGATATTCATCGTATCGGATGGCTGGGTGCCGCCGAAGCGTACACCGAGTATCGCGCGCTACTGGAAAGCAACGCCGCTCATGAGATGGATCCGCGTGTTCGCCAGCGCTTGTTGAATACGTGCCAGATGCCCCCCGATGCCGTAGTCACCCTGTACCGGCGACGTCAGGAATTGATCGAACAACTGAGCAAAGAGCTCGGCGGCGCGGTTCTGTTGACACCTACAGTGGCACATATTGCTCCTGAACTGGCACCCCTGGAGCAGGATGCAGAACTCTTTGCCGAAGTTAACCTGGCCACCCTGCGCCTGAGCATGGTGGCCAGCCTGCTGGACTGTCCGGCAGTGGCTCTGCCCTGCGGGCGCCACAACCAGCAGCACACCAGCATGCAACTGAGTGCTTCCCGCGGCCAGGATGAAGCGCTGCTGCGCACCGCTCTGGCCGTGGATCAATGCCTGACCGCATTTCCGACACCCACAACGAGCTAA
- the rnd gene encoding ribonuclease D, with amino-acid sequence MPVSPDIRWIDTPDALDAVCQALDDASVLALDTEFFREKSFFPVPALIQVCGGGSAYLIDPLAVDCTDAFRRLLTGSAIKLLHASSEDLEVFEHWAGVLPTPLVDTQVAQSLLGEDAAIGYQRLVEHWVGQTLPKDETRSNWLERPLSDAQLSYAAMDVVFLLEVWQHQQEALSRLGRLEWVMADCAELVAQSQRTEEGDGQWYLRQRQLWRLKPQQVEAYRLMTIWREGEARERNLPRGWVVHDRVLYAIAERMPENRFELADVEGVKPTLIKREGDVLLAMVKQARHTELADLPTASLSPSLPPFKKRMKALKQVVNAESESLGVAAEVLLRRREMEALVTANMRAEPLPLLKGWRGELLNQKLDAALNGFK; translated from the coding sequence ATGCCTGTTTCCCCTGATATTCGATGGATCGATACTCCTGACGCACTGGACGCTGTCTGTCAGGCGCTTGACGATGCTTCCGTACTGGCTCTGGATACCGAGTTCTTCCGTGAGAAGAGCTTTTTTCCAGTGCCTGCCCTCATCCAGGTCTGTGGTGGTGGTTCTGCCTACTTGATTGATCCGTTGGCGGTGGATTGCACGGATGCCTTTCGTCGTCTCCTGACGGGAAGTGCGATCAAGCTGCTTCATGCCAGCAGTGAAGACTTGGAAGTCTTCGAGCATTGGGCAGGGGTGTTGCCAACCCCTCTGGTGGATACCCAGGTTGCGCAGAGTCTGCTGGGCGAAGATGCGGCCATCGGTTATCAGCGCCTGGTCGAGCACTGGGTTGGCCAGACCTTGCCCAAGGATGAAACGCGCTCCAACTGGCTGGAGAGACCGCTGAGTGATGCTCAACTGAGCTACGCTGCCATGGACGTGGTGTTCTTGCTCGAGGTATGGCAACACCAGCAGGAAGCCTTGTCGCGTCTTGGGCGCCTCGAGTGGGTGATGGCCGACTGCGCTGAGCTGGTGGCCCAATCTCAGCGCACAGAGGAGGGCGACGGCCAGTGGTATCTGCGCCAACGACAACTCTGGCGTCTTAAACCTCAGCAAGTCGAGGCCTATCGTCTGATGACAATCTGGCGGGAAGGCGAAGCGCGTGAGAGGAACCTGCCCCGGGGCTGGGTGGTTCACGATCGGGTATTGTATGCAATCGCTGAACGGATGCCGGAAAATCGCTTTGAGCTGGCAGATGTGGAAGGAGTGAAGCCGACGCTGATCAAGCGCGAAGGGGATGTGTTGCTGGCCATGGTCAAGCAGGCTCGCCACACTGAACTGGCAGACCTGCCGACCGCTTCCCTGTCACCAAGCCTGCCACCGTTCAAGAAGCGCATGAAAGCCCTCAAGCAGGTGGTCAATGCAGAGTCCGAGAGCCTGGGTGTCGCCGCAGAGGTGTTGCTTCGCCGCCGCGAGATGGAGGCGCTGGTCACTGCCAACATGCGTGCTGAGCCACTGCCGTTGCTGAAGGGCTGGCGTGGCGAATTGCTCAATCAGAAACTGGATGCAGCGCTTAACGGCTTCAAGTGA
- a CDS encoding YcgN family cysteine cluster protein, which produces MTLRDRFWERYALDELTQEEWEALCDGCGQCCLLKFQDEDSGDLAILNLACTLLDIGSCRCSDYPNRFSKVPDCTQLTPALVGQFKWLPHSCAYRRLAEGRKLAGWHHLISGDRERVHRKGISVRSFAVPQDGVREEHYEDHIIAIIPIDD; this is translated from the coding sequence ATGACCTTGAGAGATAGATTCTGGGAGCGCTATGCGCTCGATGAGTTGACCCAGGAGGAGTGGGAGGCGCTGTGCGATGGCTGCGGCCAATGCTGCCTGCTGAAGTTTCAGGATGAGGATAGTGGCGACCTGGCCATTCTCAATCTGGCTTGTACATTGCTCGACATCGGCAGTTGCCGTTGCAGCGACTATCCCAACCGTTTCAGCAAGGTGCCGGATTGTACCCAGTTGACTCCAGCGCTTGTCGGGCAGTTCAAGTGGCTGCCTCATTCCTGTGCCTATCGCCGTTTGGCGGAAGGGCGCAAGCTGGCGGGTTGGCACCATCTGATCAGCGGTGACCGTGAGCGCGTGCATCGCAAGGGCATCAGTGTGCGTTCCTTCGCCGTCCCCCAGGATGGTGTGCGGGAAGAGCACTACGAAGACCATATCATCGCCATCATTCCCATTGATGATTAA
- a CDS encoding YbaB/EbfC family nucleoid-associated protein, translated as MFKGGMGNLMKQAQEMQTKMQHIQEEIAKSEVLGEAGAGMVKVTMNGRHDVSRVEIDPSIMEEDKELLEDLLAAAVNDAVRKVEQNSREKMEEATAGLNLPPGFKMPF; from the coding sequence ATGTTCAAGGGTGGAATGGGCAACCTGATGAAGCAGGCCCAGGAAATGCAGACCAAGATGCAGCACATCCAGGAAGAGATTGCCAAGTCTGAAGTACTGGGCGAGGCCGGTGCCGGCATGGTCAAGGTGACCATGAACGGTCGCCATGATGTCAGCCGCGTCGAAATCGACCCCAGCATCATGGAAGAAGACAAGGAATTGCTCGAAGACTTGCTGGCTGCAGCGGTCAATGACGCTGTGCGCAAGGTAGAGCAAAACTCTCGCGAGAAGATGGAAGAAGCGACGGCCGGCCTGAACCTGCCGCCGGGTTTCAAGATGCCTTTCTGA